Below is a window of Phyllopteryx taeniolatus isolate TA_2022b chromosome 16, UOR_Ptae_1.2, whole genome shotgun sequence DNA.
TCCCGATCTCTGTCCCGATCTCTTTCCCTGTCACGCTCCTTCTCACGTTCCCGCTCcttctccttttctttttctcgctccttctccttttcctcctcttctttacGCTTCTTCTCCCGCTCCTCCTTCTCCCGCTCTTCTCTGTCTTTCTTAACGACTGGGGTTTCCCCTTGAGGGTCCTCTGAGCGGCGTCGTAGTTTCTCCTGTTGGAAGTTGAGCAAGCAACTAAGTTAATTACAAGTGATCGGCAGTGAATTTTAGGCACATGCTAGAAgcaaaaatattgtcattttgcCATTGCTGTATCTCCCCCCACTTTTGCAAAACTGTGGTGCTATTACCTTCAGCTCCTCTACAGTAGATTTGATTTTAGCATAGCCCATATGCTGCTTTCCCATCAAGTGGTCATCCACCCTAGACTGAGCGTCGCCCACAATCAGGAAGGCTCCGCACACCTCGCACACCTCCATCTGTTTCTCCTGGGCCGCAAAGCTCTCAATGgtctaaattgaaaaaaaaaaaaccacatcagTCGGGACCAATGTTCCCTCTAATTTTTCATCTGTCTGGGCAGACACACAAGCTCCTTGAGTGCACCGAGGACCACTGTGAGTAACATCAGATGTGCCCGCTGTGGCCACACACCAGTATGACACCTGTTCAAAACCTTGGATCATAGCAAGTTGCATGGCTTATTTAAAGAACCAAATTACAGCAgcaattttcattggttaacttTTAATATAATTGATTTGGCCCACTTGAAATGCAAATGCTTTAACCACAGTAGtcctgaattattttatttttttgcgcaGCATAGATTTTCTTGTGCGCTGAGTACGTGCTAGAAGTGCGCGATTGCGCAGGGGCGCAGCTTAGAGGTAACGTTGGTCGGGACTTTAAATTGATTTCATCTCGTCGTTGACTAATATAATCCATGTAGCGTCATAATTGTGAGGGAAGAATCCCAACTCCCCCACTGCTTAAATATTCAACTAAGAGTACCTATTAAACATATCTGTTGAATCAATATTAGATTTCAGTACATATAAAATAGATTTGCATGAAAATTATATGTAGTTTAATGTAGGGTATGTTATGGCTATTTAAAACTGTATAGTGCAGTGGTTGTACTTTATGGCTGGAATTCTGGAGGGTCAACGGCCAAGTTCtcatttattgcttttttttttctttacaaaattgaataaagtacaaaaatcattttagtAATGACAGGATTAAATTAACCCTTAAGACAGCAGATGTAGACTGATTAGACTGAGCTAGGTAACTCACCGAAGGGTTGGAGTTAAGCAGTTCTCTCTCCTCCTTGAGCTGCTCAACCAGCTTCATCATTCCTTGAGCCTCCTCCACACGACCCTCAGAGCCCAGCTCCTCAATCTATGCAAAAAAAGATAGTGTTAAATCAACCACATAAGTGGTGAAAAAGGAAAATCATTGTGCATTATTTGCAACAAACCTGTACGACTAAATCTTCAATCTTTTCTGTCAGAACCTGAGCCTTCTCCTCATTCTTTCCTGCTGGAGCTGGAGcttgctggggggaaaaaacactatCTTTAGTACCAAATAACAATACCTTTCTCTataatttgcacattttcataATTATTATAGAAAAATATGCAGCACAAACCCCTGCATTCTGCTGAGCTTGGGAAAGAGCGAGGCGAGCATGTCCTCGGCGAATTCGCCGTTCGACTTCGGCCAGGAGCGATTGCAGATAGCGCAGAAAGTCTCGCTCATAGCCCTCCTTCATGAAACGTGAGCTCTTTTCGTAtctagacaaaaacaaaatacaacattaaGATAGCTAGACAGAATGATACATTATCAGCTACACGGGTAAAGTCAGTCATTCTCCCAATAGCTCACATCTacacaaaataaagttaaaaactATTAACAAATAAGACATATCTGCATTGTATTAAAAACAGGTGGCTATTGCTTTAATTATTCACAGGATGGGGAAACTTATATCAACAGAGGTGCACATTCTTCAATACTGAGTCCAATGATTGGACACACGGCAAAAAGTAAAGTGCAACAATGCGTTGCTTACACTTTGCGAAGATTTTCATCATGGATTTTCTCACAAGGGCCTGTCAACAGAAAATGGAAATCGTTCATCAGTGAGCTTCTCTTGTCATGTCACAAATGTATTGTGAACGTTTACAATCGTGCGACGTGTAATAGTATACTGGTGTTTGACTTACCCAAATCGGAGCGTGTGTTTGTAAATAATTCTGCTGGACAGAAGCCACACAGATAGTATCGACACACCTAAAGCCAGAGAtgaaaattttaatttcaaGGTCCTCAAATTTTCCTTCTTTGGCAAAATATCGATCTCGACACTTCAGCTAAGTTTAAGTAAGTGAATCTTTCCTGCATGAACCACATCGCAACGCATGAAACTGATGCTTCATTGTGAGGTCTACCATTAGCATTAGTAGGCTAACAATGATTCAACGTGTGCGGAATAACATTTATGCCACGGTGCGTCGTGTATATTTGTACGGATACTTTATTCGATAACTGCACGATTAACCGTTTAAAATGCTTCAAAGACATAGACAACGCGTATTTGCTCCGCAAACACGAGACGTTCAGTTACGTTAGCGATCAAACCCTCGAGGGTAGCATTAGCAAGAATGCTAACTTACGCTCTCGTCGTCCCATTTGACGTTACATCGCTTTTCGTCCGGGGCCAAATTCCTGTCCCGTCCCATTAACTCGTCGAGCAACTGGGCTGCGGAAAGCATTTTGCTTAACTTGGAAATATTGTTGTCAAACACAACAGTAGATCGCGGAGCTGCAGTTCACACCATCCCAGTGCGCCCAAACCAAAGTACATCGGAATCAAAATGGCAGCTGCGGTGACGTCACTAACTAACTGCGAAAGTGAATCAAGACTTTTGACCCGGAAATAACAACAACGATGGAATTTCAtggaaaaccacacacactcaTCATAAAACGATAGTGTATGGACATTATGATAATGCCCTCACACTAACTTAGGCATTCAGGTAATTCTGTACacgcaacacaaacacatttttggtcaaatagAAGCATCCAGCCACATttgatattttcattattaatacCACTAGCAAAAAACAGTACATAAACTTTATAATGTTCAGTAATCTATATGAATACAATCGTTGACGCCAAGTTTACAACAGGCATATGTTACATAGCTACCTCCTTGTGGGCTGATTAGTACGTATATTTcaccgccatattgaatgtggcaAAGTGGACCGATTGGACCTATTTTGTATAATTTCTAGCAGTTCTATCATGATTCATGAGAGTTTCATGTCTTCGTTTTGTAGAGGCCAGATGCAAAGCATAATAGTCATGTAGGACAGTTGAGCATACACCCCCCGAGTCAAGTGAGCATGATATTAGTGACAGTGTTGATGAATGGTTACCCCGACCCCcagccaccccaaaaaataataataataaaataaataaaaaaacaggaacagtAAATGGTAGCAGTATTCCAATGACAGTGCTGGGCATGCTGATGTGATCACATATTGTCCATCCTAGTGGACTTGTCATAAACTCCtttaaataatgtatgtttgccaaaaaagaagtttttgttttttttgtatggctAAAGAGAAACAAGAAGATCCTGACCTAGGTTGTCATAATTCATGCATGAAAGAGTTTGAGTGTCATGGTCCATTGATTTTGGGTAACCACAAGAAGCCATTCTCAGATGCAGAATTAATAAAAGAATAaccatttggttttattttagcATGTGTTAGTTTTGGAATTACTGAAATGCTTGATTCATAATATATTTtccctaatttattttttttgttctaaagAAAAGCGTTCTTGAACAGTTCCTGTTATATTGTTTTTGATTCATGAAggagtcatgtcttgttttatTCAACTATTTTTTTGATTTCTGTAAAAGAGgaagtgacattttattttccatccatccatccatccattttctcagccgcttctcctcaatagggtcgcggccgtgctggagcttatcgcagctgtcatcgggcaggaggcggggtacaccctgaactggttgccagccaatcgcagggcacatacaaacaaacaaccactcgcactcgcattcacacctacgggcaattcagagttgtcaattaacctaccaggcatgtttttgggatgtgggaggaaaccggagtgcccggagaaaacccacggaggcacggggagaacatgcaatccccggccccacctctgtggagtttggatgttcttcccgtgcctgcgtgggttttatccgggcactccggtttcctcccacatcccaaaaacatgcatggtaggttaattgacaactctaaactgcctgtaggtgtgaatgtgagtgcggatggttgtttgtttgtatgtgccctgcgattggctggcaaccagttcagggtgtaccccgcctcctgcccgatgatagctgggataggctccagcacgcccgcgaccctagtgaggagaagcggctcagaaaatggatggatggatttttcctTGTTGTTTTGGATGAAAAGGACTTGAATATTACAGTTTTACCGCATGTGCTCTGACCGTCCTTGATAAATGGAATTTGACTCATTAAGATTTTTATTTGAGTACCCCATGTCTAGGCCAACAGAGAATGCTTCGCTGGCCCTGAATGCTTACTACTGCCTATATCCTAGCCCAGGGGTCACtgacatttttaaatctgagagctacttcttgggtatcTTACTATTTAAATGTGAAGGGCTACAAGTTTGATACacatttctgaaataacaaatgtgttcaaattACCATTAACtatatgttattatttataaataatgaTCATCTATATGAAAACACTGATCATGTAAATTATTTCCCACAATTATCAATATCAATatgtaacattttgtttctaAAAATCTCTACaagtatttatattttcaaatgatcacttctacaacattcctaggaaatctcAATGTCCCAGCCCTGTTGATTAGTTATTTTTAGAGTAGCCACAGGCTCCTCAGGTGGTCCtgcttataataataaaattaaaagtggCATGTTATTTTTGGTGCCTAATTATAATTTGTGTAAATGGGTGAATGAGTGCCATTAACTGTTCACTGTGTAGAaaggcgcattatgaagtgcaatccATTATTACTTTACTGCCACCTCCAATATGGCGGGCACACTGACGTATGGTGCAACGGGCCAACTCCCTCAATCCGGTATACTAAGTCGTTGTTACATCCAAAAGTGTCCCCCCATGATGTGGCGGTGCTTCTGGCAACCCGCCGAAGGAACGCAGACGCCGCCGATCAGATCGACTGGAAAGCGGTGCTGACTGTGACATTACAAACCGAGCCGAGTGCAAACGAGGAATCGCTATACGCTAATCTGTAAACGCTAAATAATCAATTCGCATTAGCTGAAGCAGTTTCTTATCACCAGCTAACATTAGCCCCAAAGACTGGTATGACATAGTCAAGCTAGCAAGTACTGTTTGGCCATTATTATTGTCAGGCTAACTCGTGAAGCTTGAGTATCTCCTATGAACTCGGGACTCTCGTAGACCGTGCAAACATGTCCACCACTTCGTTGGATAAAGAACTCCAGGAGCGACTGAGGGAGGCGTCTGCCATCGGGGACATTGACGAAGTGCGGACATTGGTAGAGAGTGGAGTAAACGTCAATTCCCAAAACGAAATCAATGGATGGTAAGTTCGAGAACTAAAGCATAACGTTAGGTGAAGTCTCCCTGAGGTGAAAAgcaacaaaatgtgtttgccGTCactgaatgtaaagaattgacGCTTAATTTAACAACGTCAAGAAGTTGCTTGGTGAGTTGCATGTGATTGGTTTGACCTGTGCTATCCTATTAGGCAAATCATGTCTTAATCCTTTGGAGCTGCCTGTCGGAAATCCTTTTAGTGGGTAATTTGGgatgtcaaacaaacaaacaaaaaaacagaaaaaagaaaaacaactcacTGAGAAAAAATATACTTCACAGGTACAAAAGTTTCCCCAATCATGAACATCACTTATGTAGTCATTAGTAATAATTATACAATACTATAGTAAAGTAAAATCAATCTATGTTACGATTAGCTGTTGTTTTTGCGTTGTCTTTAATCTCACCAGGACTTGCCTGCATTGGGCATGCAAGCGGAACCATAAGCAGATCGTGTCCTACTTACTTAATAGTGGTGCGGACAAAGACATCCTCACAGCTAAGGATGAGCTGGCCTCACAGCTCACATCCAAACCAGAGATCAAGCGACTTTTAGGAGGTAAACATTAGTCACATACATTATTTTTCTGcttcataacttttttttatagtcTTTATGTAAGATGGATGAAGGTATTACCATTGGACATGAACAAAACATTGCTTACGTTTGCAATAACCTTGTgcggtatttattttttttagaaatagaaTCAATTTGACTGTCTCTTATTTCATGGACTAACTTAATGCAGACATGATATAGTAATGCTAGCTACATTGCATTTTTTACTTCCACAGTTGAAGTGGAGGACGTGCCAGAAGTCAAGGAGCCTGAGTTGCCAATCATCCCCAACTATTTGTCCAACCCTCCCTTTTTATACTCAAAGATGGATAACAAGATGGAGCTCCTCCTTTCTCAGCACCATGCACAAAATGGATCTGTGGAACACCCGGAGTTCACAGACAGCAATTCAGCCCCACGTTCTCCAACCCAGCACTTACAGATGCCACAGAGCCTGGCCTCTGATGACCCCATTCCACCTACCAACCCCATCACTCATAACCAAGTTCAAGTCAGGGAATTTGTTCCATTGGCTGAGCAAAATGGCGTGGCAACTGGCTTAGCTCCATCTCATAACCACACAGTTGTAAACTGCACAGTGCCCATGAATCTGTCAGTCGAGCCGCACCTTGTTAACCACGCAGTCCCACACAATGGAACCATGTGCTCGCCTCCTTTGGCCTCACCCAGCCCAGGTATGGCTTGCAGCAATGGGAGTCAGGTCCAGGCTCCATCCAACCCCACAGTGAGCAGGCAGCAGTCTGTCCCGCAGCAGATAGGCTACAGTCAGCCAGGCGGACCTTTGCCAGCATTCCAGCCGTTTTTCTTCACAAGCACCTTCCCTGTCAATGTACAAGGTGAGAGCAAACTCTTTTCCAacctttacaaaaatgtgtcatgTAAGTACTGCCTGGCCCCCTTTTGATGAAGCAGTTTGTTTCAGGTCCATATATTATCTTTCCTATCTCaggagctgtgaggcagaccaaAATAATTAATCTACAGTGTACCTTTGGCACCATTCCATTAGGATACCAACAACCATGGTACAGTAGAgctgtgattcccaaccactgtggcACAGCATATTAATGTCGCGTAAGAGATCATTAGGTGTGCTGtgagaaattatccaatttcacttaattggtccaaaaatgattatttatttacgactaataatgtgtctttgttcaacGTCTATGCTAGTGACttatagtgacaagcagaacaataaattttttttccactaggtagcagaaggtacaattaacctgtatATCCACCTGTTGCAGTTCATACAACACAATAATAGCTTTGTACAGGCCCAAATTTGAcactgaataaatacatttgtgagtaaattgagacgatcattatttcagtacatatacttttgtgacattttttggggtggtctgcggtaatatttttctaatgtaaaatatgtgccttggctggGAGTTAGGGTCTACCTGAAAACGCTGTCGTCGTTGATTGGTCAATAATGGTCACCTCAGTGCGACAAACACTAAACAATATAGAACTAATTCAATATActtattttgggggatttattTTCTGATAAACGACTAGCTTCAAGCTGCTTTAAGATGTACAGggcatataaaaagtctacacaccgctGTTCATATGGGACATATAACCCGTGGCAAtcaattggggggaaaaaattaacctTTTAGAGTGCGGAAGTAAAAAACAAGCAATAGTAACAtcattccaaaaggtatgtttggcacaaacacaacattgctcatcaccaaaagacaGGGAAGCGTCGTGGTTGctgcatcatgctttggggctgtttttctccaGCTGGAACCttggccttagtcaaggtggattGAATTATGAACAGTAATAAATACCAGTCAATGTTAGCAGAAAGTCAGACTTTTGCTAGAAAGATGAAGATAAAGCGAAACATCcatctttcagcatgacattgacccaaaacacaaaacTAAATCAACAAGAATGGCTTCTTAAGAAGATGGAATGGCCCGACTAGACTGCTGACCTGAATCCAATCGAATATCAATATTTATGAAACcagattactgtatgtttttttaatttttcccgTTAAAAGACTTAAGGTAGTTTttcattaatggtggaaaccgttttgaaatgacttatcttgttctgatttttttttttttttcatcacaaaaTTTGAACAGGGGTTGGTAGACCTTTTCTATCCACTGTACGTACAGTGGACGCTGCGGTCCGGCCCCTATCCactgcgaatagcaaaaatccacagACAATTGATACCCATTCTAATTGCATTgaaaccatttatttatttgttgtttgtttgtaaccCAAAACAATATTGAATAAGCAGCGATAAACTGCCAGTAAGCATTTTCGGagttagtcccccccccccccccccccccccccaaaaaaaaacgtataAAAATTGGAGGGAAAAAgggtgaaaaatatatatttttaaaaatctgtcagTATGTGAAACCGTAGGTGCTGTGGTACAAGTATGCGGGGATTCGCTGTATATGTAACACTGCTACATTTTTCGGACTG
It encodes the following:
- the luc7l3 gene encoding luc7-like protein 3, translated to MLSAAQLLDELMGRDRNLAPDEKRCNVKWDDESVCRYYLCGFCPAELFTNTRSDLGPCEKIHDENLRKVYEKSSRFMKEGYERDFLRYLQSLLAEVERRIRRGHARLALSQAQQNAGQAPAPAGKNEEKAQVLTEKIEDLVVQIEELGSEGRVEEAQGMMKLVEQLKEERELLNSNPSTIESFAAQEKQMEVCEVCGAFLIVGDAQSRVDDHLMGKQHMGYAKIKSTVEELKEKLRRRSEDPQGETPVVKKDREEREKEEREKKRKEEEEKEKEREKEKEKEREREKERDRERDRDRDRDRDRDRDRDRRARRSDSNSRHSSRASDRKRSRSRDRRRSRSRDKDRDRDRRRSRSRDRDRDRERDRDRRRSRDRSDRKRRSRSRDRRRSRSSERRPQRHRSRSRDRDRERDKERDRDRDRARSSKEKECKGSEEKSSSSKKDKNSDGNAPAVKASTEAEPMETEAAASASPLLLNGQQELLLSEGDTQSN
- the ankrd40 gene encoding ankyrin repeat domain-containing protein 40 — its product is MSTTSLDKELQERLREASAIGDIDEVRTLVESGVNVNSQNEINGWTCLHWACKRNHKQIVSYLLNSGADKDILTAKDELASQLTSKPEIKRLLGVEVEDVPEVKEPELPIIPNYLSNPPFLYSKMDNKMELLLSQHHAQNGSVEHPEFTDSNSAPRSPTQHLQMPQSLASDDPIPPTNPITHNQVQVREFVPLAEQNGVATGLAPSHNHTVVNCTVPMNLSVEPHLVNHAVPHNGTMCSPPLASPSPGMACSNGSQVQAPSNPTVSRQQSVPQQIGYSQPGGPLPAFQPFFFTSTFPVNVQELVLKVRIQNPNARENDFIEVELDRQELTYRALLRVCCRELDISTEHVEKIRKLPNTMLRKDKDVARLQDFQELEVVLEKSEGLSLFSGTGSLTDRPCYNMKASRLTY